The genomic stretch TCCACAGTCTGCATAGCTACATGTTATCTTTATTCATCATCGTAGCAGGAAGTGCTTGTATTTTTATGGAGCAGCTAGTTTGAACATGCTTACCATTGTACTTGAGAACTTAATACATCAATTTAGAGTGAGTAAGCCAGGACGCTTGTTACTCTCCTGTAAGGATGACCGGCAGCACCAAAATATCTCTGCAATGCCAGGACGGCAACGTGCCTTTGGAAGTGTGTTAAGAATAGACCCACAATGGGGCTTGCTCCCGTCTTCTGTTGTCTGAGGACAGACAGTTGTCTGCAggggacagaggaagaggtgatTTACATGGTTTACTTAAGTCTTTCAGAGACTTGGGTGACTCAAATGGATCAGATTGGATTTACCTACAGGGACCTGGCACATACTCCTTctaggaaagagagagactgctGAGGAAGCTTTGTTTCCGTCAATCTGGAGGTTATTGTGCTACTGGAAGCCACTGTGTCCCTTGGTTGAAagagtagaggagaggagaagtggCTGGATAGGGAGTGAGGTGCTGTCTTAAGGGTTTACCTTGTGGCCTGGAACTGGAAGACTAGAAGATTTTGGAGGGCCTTAAGCAGAGCAAGCATGGCGGCATCAAGTGCCTCTGAGGTCATCTTTATCTCTGTCAACCACAGCATCACTTTGATGGGTGAGTTGACTTCACTTCTGACTGAAGGAAATCAAAATAAGTTCTATATTATGTTCGTGTGGCGTGAAATTGTTTGGCATTTCTACAGATCTATAAATCTCAAGGCAGTTGCTGATTTCTGTGGCCttgattactttttaaaatatgcaacgccacacacacattcatgagtCATTGTAAAATCAGCAAATTTTTAATACCACTGTGCTTATTTTTCAGGGAAGTTGTGGCTCATTGTGATGATCTTCCTCCGTATCCTGATCCTCCTCTTTGCTGGTTATCCTCTATACCAGGACGAGCAGGAGCGATTTGTGTGTAACACCATTCAGCCCGGATGTGCCAACGTGTGCTATGACCTGTTTTCTCCGATCTCTCTCTTCCGCTTCTGGCTGGTGCAGCTCATCACCTTGTGTCTCCCCTACATCATCTTTATCATCTACGTGGTCCACAAGGTCTCAAATGGCCTCACCGTGGACTTGAACTCCTCGAGTCACATCAAAACCTTGCAGCTGTTCAACATCCACCAGGAGTCATTCAACAAGACCTCTGTAAACAAGATGCCTCTGGTGGCTGAGCGAAGGTGGGCCCGGTGCTTCACAGGAGCCTACATCCTCCATCTGATGTTCAGGACGTTGCTGGAGGCAGGGTTTGGGGCAGCTCACTACTATCTGTTTGGTTTCTACATCCCTAGGAGGTTCCTGTGCCAGCATCCACCGTGCACTACCCAGGTGGACTGCTACGTCTCCAGGCCCACTGAGAAGACCGTGATGCTCAACTTCATGCTCGGTGTGGCTGCTCTGTCCCTTTTCCTAAACGTGTTGGATTTCATCTGCGCCATCAAGCGCTCAATGAGGCAGAAGAGCAAGAGGAAGATGATGGTGGAGAAGATTTATGAGGAAGAGCAGTGTTTCCTTTCAGCCGGAGGAGCCTCCAGAGGAATGGACCCACACACCTCCCTGGCTCAGCAGGGTCTAGAGGTAGAGGCTGGTCAGACAGGGAGTTTCCGGAAGAGGCAAGGCAGCAAGGGCTCTTGTGGAGGGGGAGCTCTTGCGTTAGATCAGGAACCACCCTGCCTGGAGCGCTCCTCTCTTTCACCCTTTCCAGGACCTCCAGGCTGCAATACCAACGGGAACAACGGCTACTCTGTTTCCCAAGAGGAGGCTCCGGAAAGGAATGGCAGCGAGGTGTCTCTCTGCCCCCCAGAGCCAACAGGGACACCCAAATCCATTCGTGTTAGCAAACGCAGTCGACTCAAACCTCCACCTCCGCCCAGACGGGACCTCGGGTCATCCCCCGGGGGTTCAGCAGGGCCCATCGGGGATGTTTCCACAGCAATCTGTACCAGAAGGGTGGGTCAGTATATGCTGGTTGAGCTGGGTAGCAGCGCAGAGCTACAGACCAATGATGATGGGCAAGAGAAAAGATCAGAGTGGGTGTGACTATGAGGGTTGGATTGCTTTATTTCCAGGTTATTTTGGAACACATGAATAGGACAAATAGGTGTGGAAGCAGAcatagagaaaaacagacatagAGATACCCCAAGGCTTACACAGTGGCAACAACTGTTGCAGCTGACATCCAGCCATGCTCTCTGCCTCATATTTGCTGTAATTTTATCACACCATCAGATCACATTGCCTTTAAGGAGTGCTAGCTGAGGGATGCAAATCAAAGAATTCAAGTCAGGAATACAAACTCTCTTAACAAGTCGAGACTGACGGGACACTCTAGCCTTAAGCGTCCTTGAAAAAACCTCAACCTTGAGAAAATCTAAAAGAGTGCAGCCCACCTGTTTATTCCCTTGTTGGCTTTACCCCCACCTCCCCAGACACACCTTCCATAAACAAAGACAGGCCTTGACCTGTCCCACATATACAACCCCCTACCTCCCATCACTGTCACTCTATATGATACCACCATTGGAGTCCTTCTCTTTTGTGTTTGGGTCAGCGGTGTCGGACATGGGTAGCCTGTGGGCCCTGTGCTTCGGTGTTTGGGTGACCTTTTGGAATAAGAGGGTCAGAAAGGCAAATGAAAGGCTAAGGTGGTGTTATCAAACTCATAGAATAGGGTTCCATTCTATGAGGCCCCCGACATAGGCTCACAAAGCAATTATTTTCCCCCATAGGGGCTCTGTATTTATGGAGACAGCTTGTCACTCTATTTCAGGGCCCCGCGGAGCTTAAGAGGAATACAAGCCTTAACATACACTGTCACTAGAAATAGAGCACAGCGGAGCTCTGCAAAGGAGCAGTGTTGCCTGTTGCCCTTCAGGATATCTGCTTTCTGCTTGCTGTGGCTTTGGTTTCACCTTGATCAAAGCTCATATTAATGTAGGTTAGACACCAGCTTCCACTGTGACACGTCAATCATAGACAGTATATATATAGTGGGGCTGCTGTAATGTTTAATTAACTTCTTCTTTTGCTAAAATGGTTCAAGGTTTTTAGCAGCAGTGTAACCTGTATTTTCTTGAAATCTCTGGACTACTGTATACAAAATGAGGAGACTACCACAGTAAATCAGTGGCATCACAGTTGCATCTGCTGCTCTTGTGGCTGAGGGGCTGGTCGGTCTCTGTGTAAACGGATAGCTCTTGATCTTCCTCCTCTTGTGGTCTCTTTGAAGGTGACAACAAAAGCTCTCTGCCTCATATCTCACCTATCTACTGAGTGCTGAACCCTGACTGTCATAAAGGCGACCACAAGGGGTTTTCATCAGACCACAGCAGGTCTAATGGTGCCGCACCTCCTCCATACACCCAATGTTTAGTGTAAAAGCCAAAGCTGGATTCAGTTACACTTGTGTTTATTGGTATTCTGTACTATAAGGTCTGGGTAGTACCCAATAAACTTTGTTTAGTGCCTAATTCTTATTATAAGTCATATTCTTGCCTTCCAATACAATATCAAATGAATTTATGTTCAGTTTCATACactattttatgtattttctttgtaaagTGAAAGTTTGTTGGATGTCTTATGTTTCTATGTGTTTCACTCATTGACTCTCAAATGTGAAGTGATCTTTCTATGTGTAACAGTTATGGCTGTTCATTAgtgttattgtattattgtaacTTGGCAAAGCACTTTATTGTAGCTATTTTTGTTTGATCCAGTCCATTGTGCTGTAGTAGCTTTGCCAACACTGTAGTTTGAAATCAGATGCCCTCTAgtgatgaaaaatgttaaatgctgCCATATATTGAATCCAACACTTGAAATCAAATGCCCTCTGGCATTGTGATGACAGATTTTGATATGTGAATATTTGTatcttcataaaacattttggttGTGACACTTTctttcaattaatcaaaaacacCTTAAAACCTTTTTCCGCTGCATTTCCTGTGCTGTAGATTTTCTAAACATTGCTGAAGTGGCCTCTGCTGACACCAAGAAGTGCAATGTCACTTAAATTGCTGTATTAAGCAGCagttctttcattttgtttatttgaggcTATCCTGATTAATAGTGACCTGTTAGCCACAACAGTAAATGTGGGACTGCTTGAGAGCCATGGCACTCAGATAAAGTTCAGCGACAGATAATAAGCCACAGCTCGGAGGATCTTATTGAGAGGTTTTGGGGTGTTAAAATGCCGACATACAGGTCAGACTGGTAGGGAGGGCCGGGTTAACCTGTTAAGCAGCCCGGGGGCAAAAATGTAAGCCCCAATCAAGCCCACCTGGTGTCCTGTCTTGTGTTTACAGTCACTGTTAACCTTTTCAGTATTAAACCCCGATCTTtgcctaatcttaaccaagtcCTTGAGTATCTAAACATAGCCATAAAGAAGTTTATGCTGATACtgtaggaaaaacaaatgactAAAGTTGTCATTGAACTTTTGGCTGAGAATGTTCAGTTTTTTGCAACTTAGCAGacatgttcattaaaaaaaatgccctCATTATGTTGACAAAAAATTGATTTGGGCAGCATTATGTTTCtcttaaaacatatttgctgttgcagatTAGTGGTATATTAATGTAATTTCAAGGAGACAGTGTTGGATagtttgattaaacacaaactTACAGAATATAAGAATATTCACCATTTAAGATGTAAGTCCTTTTAGGCAAGAATGTGGATTATTTGTTTGTTCCATTAATGTCCCATTTAGTGTTGCTATGCACATTTTGCAGCACTCTCTGCAGTGGTCGGCCCCTAGCAAACCTAATAATTGTGAAAATACAtattccaatttttttttcaggccCTGTGCAGGTTGCTGCATGTAAAATAGAATGCAGAGAAATATAGCGTGCATGCTGTTCCAGATGTGCATGCTGTTCCAGTGTTCCATGCTACTGATTATGCTGCctgacagaaaagcagcaaggaGGACAAGTGAATCATAGGGGCTGTCACAATGCTCATATGCAGTAGTTGTATAATCAAGGCAAGCCAGAGCTTGTCAGAACTGTGTGCAATCTTAGTAGCTGATGTTTAAAAGTAAATCCTCTTCTTGTGAATTAAAAGCAGATCTATTGCATGTTGCATTTGGCAATGACTCATGATCATTTCAAGAGCTTCTTACCGTGCTCTCCCCAAGCTGAGGAAGTGCTATGAAAATGTCTAGAGTCTCTTCTTGGGACCCACACTGGCCGTAGTCATCAATGGGGTGCAGGCCACGAAGGAGGCTCTGATGACTAAGGCTGCTGATTTTGCTGGAcaagacatttttgtcagtgACCGTGCCcagaaaagacagagatgagATGTCAAAGGACAGAGTATGTAATATTgcttaaagtgagactatgtaacttttgaaagaataaattacacgtacttcctcttacaaatgaaaagttgaattcaaaaccttgctcaattcaatacactccggggttttgctgctacagccttacttggtctggcatgaccagtagcttatggtggctaactttagctaatgttagcaaactttagacaGTGTAACTGATATTGCTGAGTCAGtctgctgactttatgactcttctttACTTGTGCTACTGTAAACTCTATATACACAATGtatacattagcatttagtatCTCATAATTGCCATTTGTGGCTGCatttcagcaaaagttacatagtttCGCTTTAAGATAACAAGGTAAGGTAACAACTTTAGCTCAGAAACATTGCTACTGAGAGCAGTAGTGAGATCTAAATTAAGTATTTGATACAGTTGTTATTTAAAGTGCATAAAGCTCTGATACTTTGCTGTCCCGGTGGTGGAAAGAAATGGATGATACTGACAGAactgtgcaaaaacacagagCTTGAAAGACTATTGAGCTTCTGTAATTCTATCAACTCTGTCTCTGTGTAATTGGAAGTCATACAGATTTTAATCACACTCCCACACAGTTTTTAATTATCAGCGTTAGCAAAcatcatttatatttatgttagCTGAATGCTAACTAtattaactttaaattaaaacaggtGTTCCCAGATGTTTTTATATCAAGGGCACTCAAATAgatatgaaaataatcacacttattttagctttaacTTTCATATTCCAGATTTGTCCAGACAAATTCTGtgttttacacatcaaagttaCCCAAATACCTTCTGCTCTGTGACACAGACCCCAGGAGTCCTGCTCAGGTTTAGCTAACGTTGGTTGACCGCCcagacattttgtagactaGCCAGTGACTTAGCATCCACGAGTGAATGACCCTGCTGTATTCCTCCTCGTAATCATTGGAATAGTCTTATCTTTCTTTACAGCTGTGTGACTCTGTTCCCATGATTCGAAACCTGCCCTTCATGAAGGCGTTTAAGAACACTAAGGTGGGTATATTCATTGGATCTGGAGAACTTCTCATTTTTCCCTTATAGAATTATCATCATGCTACgctatctttttttaaattctactgGGAGTCACCAAAGTCTGAAATTTTCAAATCCAGAACACGGGGCTTTAAGCAAGAACACCGCCATTGTTTCACCTTGGAACTTTCCCCTCATTTTCACTCAGTGGAGAAGagaaataaatgtacatttctcaGACTTGTAAGAAACTTGCAACTCGTCTGATCACTGAGCACAAACAGACCAGAATCCCTGGGCAACCACGAGACTTCCTTGACTGCTATCTGGATGAACTggataaggtgtgtgtgtgtgtgtgtgtcatgcaaACAAAGAGacgagagataaagaaagatagAATCAAAAATCAAAACGATTCCCTTTCTCATTCCAGAGAGGCGCTGATGGCTCTTCTTTTTGTGAGGATCGACTCATCGTGTTTGTTCTGGACCTTCACTTTGCTGGGACTCCTACTTTCAATCTGTGCTTCTATCGTTCTGGCATctattctttcatttcttttcacgttttttttttgtggtgtgTTGTTCTACtaattgtttgacatttcagtGTGTTGTTCATCATTATTCTTTTCCTCCTGCGTTGCTCTGTCTCTTTAACTCTCTCCATCAGAGCGATGTCAGCGGGAGATGTTCGTGTTGGATAAAGAAGGATCACGGCAGTTACGACGACAGACACAACATGCCTTACATGCAGGCACATTATCAGAGAGATTTCTCTGAATAGTTTTGACATTTCTTGTGCAGACACGGGTCTGAGTAACATATTTGGCAGAATATAACACAACACAACTACATAAACTGCTACAGACAGGGGTTCATTCACTGCTGGGGCTTCTCAAccagaatttgttttgtttttttaaaaacataactttATGAACTACTTTCTTGCTTTGGTGCTGGTCAAGAAATGGAAATTGTCATTATCTTCATGGCAGGTTCTGGAAGTTTAGTGGTCTGCTGAGCTCCTGCAAAGCCTGAATTATTAACCCAGTTTGAAGAACATGTTGTGTCATTTCTTTTACTCCAGGCTGTGATCCATGAAGCTGTGATCCATGAAGTCCATAGGATAGCCAACACTGTCCCTCATAGTATCTACCACTGTTCAGCAAATGGCACGAAGCTCATGGGATATTTCTTACCCAGGGTAAAACtaatgaggtttttttttttttggatcaTTTTACTGTTTCAGGAAATGCCTTTCagcaaatagatttttttgttccCGGTAGGCCTGCTAGTTGGCTATAACAGGTGTTTGCATTCCATTGCAGTAGCTCCAAACCAGATTGCTTACAAGGATTGGAATGATTGGATTAATAGTATTACACTAAACCACAGTGTTCAGGCATACAGTAGTCAACAGTAATGGGTTTTGGAGATTTGAAACGATTAGTTGGGACTCGAGACAGATAATTAATcaccaactattttgataattgattaatggtgtccaatgtgaggatttgctgcttttctctgtttcatattattgtaaactgaatatgttcgGGTTCTGGCAATTTTTCTCCTTAGGGTAGGTACATTGATCATCCAAAACCTGAACTCGGTGCTGAATGAGGTGGGACAGTGGAAATTCCCTCATGAATTTAACCCTGAAAACT from Siniperca chuatsi isolate FFG_IHB_CAS linkage group LG19, ASM2008510v1, whole genome shotgun sequence encodes the following:
- the LOC122867007 gene encoding gap junction delta-4 protein isoform X3, with product MAASSASEVIFISVNHSITLMGKLWLIVMIFLRILILLFAGYPLYQDEQERFVCNTIQPGCANVCYDLFSPISLFRFWLVQLITLCLPYIIFIIYVVHKVSNGLTVDLNSSSHIKTLQLFNIHQESFNKTSVNKMPLVAERRRFLCQHPPCTTQVDCYVSRPTEKTVMLNFMLGVAALSLFLNVLDFICAIKRSMRQKSKRKMMVEKIYEEEQCFLSAGGASRGMDPHTSLAQQGLEVEAGQTGSFRKRQGSKGSCGGGALALDQEPPCLERSSLSPFPGPPGCNTNGNNGYSVSQEEAPERNGSEVSLCPPEPTGTPKSIRVSKRSRLKPPPPPRRDLGSSPGGSAGPIGDVSTAICTRRVGQYMLVELGSSAELQTNDDGQEKRSEWV
- the LOC122867007 gene encoding gap junction delta-4 protein isoform X1: MAASSASEVIFISVNHSITLMGKLWLIVMIFLRILILLFAGYPLYQDEQERFVCNTIQPGCANVCYDLFSPISLFRFWLVQLITLCLPYIIFIIYVVHKVSNGLTVDLNSSSHIKTLQLFNIHQESFNKTSVNKMPLVAERRWARCFTGAYILHLMFRTLLEAGFGAAHYYLFGFYIPRRFLCQHPPCTTQVDCYVSRPTEKTVMLNFMLGVAALSLFLNVLDFICAIKRSMRQKSKRKMMVEKIYEEEQCFLSAGGASRGMDPHTSLAQQGLEVEAGQTGSFRKRQGSKGSCGGGALALDQEPPCLERSSLSPFPGPPGCNTNGNNGYSVSQEEAPERNGSEVSLCPPEPTGTPKSIRVSKRSRLKPPPPPRRDLGSSPGGSAGPIGDVSTAICTRRVGQYMLVELGSSAELQTNDDGQEKRSEWV
- the LOC122867007 gene encoding gap junction delta-4 protein isoform X2 translates to MIFLRILILLFAGYPLYQDEQERFVCNTIQPGCANVCYDLFSPISLFRFWLVQLITLCLPYIIFIIYVVHKVSNGLTVDLNSSSHIKTLQLFNIHQESFNKTSVNKMPLVAERRWARCFTGAYILHLMFRTLLEAGFGAAHYYLFGFYIPRRFLCQHPPCTTQVDCYVSRPTEKTVMLNFMLGVAALSLFLNVLDFICAIKRSMRQKSKRKMMVEKIYEEEQCFLSAGGASRGMDPHTSLAQQGLEVEAGQTGSFRKRQGSKGSCGGGALALDQEPPCLERSSLSPFPGPPGCNTNGNNGYSVSQEEAPERNGSEVSLCPPEPTGTPKSIRVSKRSRLKPPPPPRRDLGSSPGGSAGPIGDVSTAICTRRVGQYMLVELGSSAELQTNDDGQEKRSEWV
- the LOC122867076 gene encoding cytochrome P450 2D15-like produces the protein MDDTDRTLCDSVPMIRNLPFMKAFKNTKTCKKLATRLITEHKQTRIPGQPRDFLDCYLDELDKRGADGSSFCEDRLIVFVLDLHFAGTPTFNLCFYRSGIYSFISFHVFFLWCVVLLISDVSGRSPAKPELLTQFEEHVVSFLLLQAVIHEAVIHEVHRIANTVPHSIYHCSANGTKLMGYFLPRVKLMRFFFFWIILLFQEMPFSK